The DNA region AGAATTCCTGTGGCAGGAGGGTCATACTATCCATGAAACTCCCGAGGAGGCTATCGAAGAAACAGAGCGTATGCTCAATGTCTATGCTGACTTCTGTGAGAAGGATCTGGCTATGCCCGTAGTTAAGGGCAGAAAGACCGACAGTGATAAGTTCGCAGGCGCTGAGGCTACCTATGCTATCGAGGCACTTATGCACGATGGTAAGGCACTTCAGGCAGGTACTTCCCACTATTTCGGCGACGGCTTTGCCAAGGCTTTCGGTATCCAGTTCACAGGCAGAGATAACAAGCTTGCATTCCCCCACCAGACATCATGGGGCGTTACTACCCGTCTTATCGGCGCTATCATCATGACTCACGGCGATGACAACGGTCTTGTACTGCCTCCCGCAGTAGCACCTATACAGGCAGTTATCGTTCCTGTACAGCAGTTCAAGGAAGGCGTGCTTGAAAAGGCAAACGAGGTATATGAGCAGCTGAAAGCAGCAGGTATCCGCGTTAAGCTCGATGACAGCGATCAGTCTCCCGGATGGAAGTTTGCTGAGTACGAGATGAAGGGTGTGCCTGTTCGTATCGAACTGGGACCCAAGGATATCGAGAACGGTCAGTGCGTAATAGTTACAAGACACGACAGAGAAAAGACCTTCACACCTCTCACCGAGCTTGTTGAGACAGTAAACGCTAAGCTTGAAGCAGTACGCGAGGGAATATTCCAGAAGGCTCTCGAGAACCGCGAAAGACGTACCTACGCTTGCAAGAACACCGATGAGATCATCAAGGCTCTTGAAGAGAACGGTGACGGCTTTGTAAAGGCAATGTGGTGCGGCGAAGAAGAGTGCGAGGATAAGGTAAAGGAACTGACTGGCGTTGGTTCAAGATGTATTCCCTTCGAGCAGGATAATATCAGCGACGTTTGCGTATGCTGCGGCAAGCCTGCAAAGAAAATGGTACTCTGGGGCAAGGCATATTGATCTTACAGATAAATCCAAAGAGGACAGCGATCGGCTGTCCTCTTTTTGCGTATGTTCGTGTGATATGGCAATACAAAAGCGGTGGGTACATGAGTACTCACCGCTCAATATTTAATATCAGATCATTGAATCTTCCCAGCAAGCAGGAGCTTCGATACCGAATATCTTCAGTACAGTAGGTGCTACGTTAGCAAGACCATACTTCTCGCTGTCAGCGTCCTTGATCTCGTACTTGTCCTTGCTTACGATGTAGAAAGGAACTCTGTTCAGGGAGTGAGCAGTTCTTACATTGATCTCACCCTTCTTGTTCTTCTCCAGCATCTCGTCAGCGTTGCCGTGGTCAGCTGTGATGAGTACAGTATAACCGTATTCCTCAGCAACCTTCAGCAGTCTTGTCAGACCCAGATCAACAGACTCAACACCGATGATGGTAGCGTCCATAGAACCTGTGTGGCCAACCATGTCACCGTTAGGGAAGTTGCATCTGATGAAGTCATACTTTTCAGACTTGATAGCCTCGATCAGATCATCGGTGATCTCAGCGGACTTCATCCAGGGTCTCTGGTCAAAGGAAACCTTATCGGAAGGTATCTCTTTCCAAACTTCGGAAGCGAACTTTTCACTTCTGTTGCCGTTCCAGAAATATGTAACGTGACCGTACTTCTGTGTCTCGGATACAGCGTAGGACTTCAGACCTGCCTTCTCCAGAACCTCACTCATAGTATCCTTGATCTCGGGAGGATTTACAAGGTACTTGTTAGGAATGTGGAGATCGCCGTCGTATTCCAGCATACCTGCGTAGATAACATCGGGCTTAGCGCCTCTGTCGAAGTATGTGAACTCATCGCCGCCGTCGAATGCCATAGAAAGCTCGATAGCTCTGTCGCCGCGGAAGTTGAAGAGTACAACGCTGTCGCCGTCAACTATCTTGCCGACAGGAGCGCCGTTTTCAGCGATAACGAATGCAGGAAGATCCTGGTCGATAGCGCCTGTCTCGTTTCTGAGAGTCTCAACAGCTTCAAGAGCGTTTGCAAACTGTCTGCCCTCGCCCTTTACGTGAGTTTCCCAGCCGAGCTTTACCATATCCCAGTCAGCCTGATATCTGTCCATGGTAACTTTCATTCTTCCGCCGCCGGAAGCAATCTTAGCATCGAATGTTGCGTCATTCAGTTCAGCCATGCACTTCTCCAGATCCTCGATGTAGATGGGAGCGCTTGTTGCGGGAACATCTCTGCCGTCAAGAAGTACGTGTACTCTTACCTTAGCAGCGCCCTGCTCCTTAGCCTTAGCGATCATCTTCTTCAGGTGAGAGATGTTGGAATGAACGTTACCGTCGGAAAGCAGACCGATGAAGTGAAGAGTGCTGCTCTTAGCCTTAACGTTGTTTACCAGTTCGTTCCAAGTCTCGGAAGCGAACATCTTGCCGCTCTCGATGGACTCGTTAACGAGCTTAGCACCCTGAGAATAGATCTGACCGCAGCCAAGTGCGTTGTGACCAACCTCGGAGTTACCCATATCGTCATCGGTAGGCAGACCAACTGCGCTTCCGTGAGCTTTCAGGGTGGTGTAAGGACATTCTTTTTTCAGTCTGTCCAGTGTAGGTGTGTTAGCCTCGGTAACAGCGTCACCGAGATGTGTAACGGAAATACCGATACCGTCCATTACAACGAGGATTACTTTTTTGTTAGACATATTTTAAGTCCTTTCTGTATATATTACCGAATCGTCTGCCAAGCGCCCCCGCCGCAGCGGGGGACCCGACAGCTCTTCGGCTTTGAAATTTCAGCCGAAACTGTTACTTTGCTTTGCCCTGATTTGCCACACTGTTCATTTTTGCAGCAAGCTCATCGGGGTCGCACAGATACTCCTTGCCGATCACGTTGAATTCGTCATCAAATTCATATACCAGCGGTGTTGCCGTAGGTATATTCACATTGATTATCTCCTCATCGCTGAGACCGTCAAAGTACTTTACCAAAGCTCTCAGGCTGTTGCCGTGAGCCGCTATAACCACACGCCTGCCCGATTTTATCTGAGGTTTTATCTCCTCTTCAAAGTACGGAACAGCTCTGGCGATGGTATCCTTGAGACTTTCCTGCAAAGGTAACTCTGCGGGATCTTCCTCGCGGTACTTCGGGTCCTTCTTCGGATTTCTTTCGTCATCCTCGGTTAGTGCCATCGGAGGGATATCAAAGGATCTTCTCCAGATCTTCACCTGCTCCTCGCCGTATTTAGCGGCAGTTTCGCTTTTGTTCAGACCCTGGAGAGCGCCGTAGTGCCTTTCGTTGAGCCTCCAGCTCTTAACTACGGGCAGCCACTCTCTGTCCATCTCGGCCAGTACATTGTTGAGCGTATGTATAGCTCTTTTGAGGTATGAGGTATAGCAGATATCAAAGTCATAGCCTGTCTCTTTCAAGACCTTGCCTGCCTTCTTTGCTTCCTCAACACCTGCCTCGCTCAGCTCAACGTCAGTCCAGCCCGTGAACTTGTTCTCCTTGTTCCACTCGCTTTCGCCGTGGCGGATGAGTACCAGTTTCATGCTCATATTAAATTGTCCTTTCGTTTATCTCACTGTCCGCGCATGAAGGACAGCGGGATACTTATTTATAATAAATGCTTTGCGCATATATTACCGAAAACAAATAAGAATTAAATATACACTTTAGAGTGTGACCTGAAGTTCAGATACTGTCAGTCCAGATCACAAAATCTCTGCCTGCAAACTGCAAAGCCCATCAGCATGAAGATATATGCCGCAAGATTTGCCCAGCCGCAGTATTCCAGAATGCGGAAATGTGTCTGGGTAAAGGCTTTGACATCAGCGCCAAGTTCAGCCGCTGATCTCACCGCCTTTGAGAACAGCAGTCTTGAAATAATGGTAGATGCCGGAAGCATAAGGAATGACAGCAAACCGATGATCTGCGGGTCCATATCCTTATCCATCATAAGTTTAAGCAAGAACCATAATATAAAGTAGATTATAACGCCGCCCAGAAGTACGGCAGCAAGTGTCATGTCGGGATTATTTGCGGGGACTTCACTGATTTCTATTTTGAAGAATTTTATCAGCGCATCGTCATAAAATGCGGGACGAAAGATCAACAGTATAGTTATAAAAAACATATAGATGACTTCGGATACTACCGAAAGAGTCATAAGTCTGCGCAGCAGCCTGCTTCTTTTCATTTTTAACACACCTCATGAATAATATCAGACGGCATAAATTTACCGCTGAATATATTTATTGCAAGAATTTCCCCAAATTCCCCAATTACTCTATGAAAAAAGGGAGCGGGCTGACCCGCCCCCCGATGTGTTTGCTAATTCAGATATCAGCCGTTTACAGCTGCCTGTACGATGGTGTTGAAATCAGCAGCCTTGAGGGAAGCGCCGCCGATAAGACCGCCGTCAACGTTCTCCTTGCTGAGCAGCTCAGCAGCGTTGCCTGCGTTCATGGATCCGCCGTACTGGATAGTAACTGCCTGAGCGGTAGCATCGTCATACAGCTTAGCAAGTGTAGCTCTGATGAATGCGCAAACTTCTTCAGCCTGGTCAGCAGTAGCAGTCTTGCCTGTGCCGATAGCCCATACAGGCTCGTAAGCGATAACAGTCTTCTTAACGTCCTCAGCGGAAATATCGAAGAGGTCAAGCTTGATCTGACGAGCGATAACTTCCTCAGTGATGTTGCACTCACGCTCCCAGAGCAGCTCGCCAACGCAAACGATAGGCTTCAGACCTGCAGCCAGAGCAGCCTTTGTTCTCTTGTTAACAGTCTCATCGGTCTCGCCGAAGTACTGTCTTCTCTCGGAGTGACCGAGAACAACGTACTCAACGCCCAGCTCAGTCAGCATATCAGCAGATATCTCGCCTGTGAAGGCGCCGCTCTTCTCGAAGTGAACGTTCTCAGCGCCGACCTTTACGTTAGAACCTGCGGTAGTATTAACAGCAGTCTCCAGATTGGTGAAAGGTACGCATGCGATAACCTCGACCTTACCTTCAGCATTTGCTACGAGGGGCTTGATAGCTTCCAGAAGCTCCTTAGCTTCGGGACGGGTCTTGTTCATCTTCCAGTTGCCTGCAATGATAGCTTTTCTTACGGATTTCTTCATTTTAAAAACTCCTTTTTATAGAAAATAAGATTAAAACCTACATAATCAATTATACAACAATAGCAGACCAATGTCAATGCTTACAGATAAAATTTTAACAATTGGGAGATGATAAGCAAACCGGCGGAAACTGCCAAAGCAATCATCTTTGACAATTCCCGCCGGTCGGTTGTTTTGCCTTACAAGAACCCTCTCAGTTCCCTTGCCAATTCCTCTTCCAGCGCTATCAGCTTTTTCGTGATATCCTTGGAGTATTCCTCTGCCGCGGCATACTGGTTGAGGTATTTTGAAAGCGACTTGATACCCATATTACAGCCGTCAGTTATGAACTCTGCCGCCGCTTTATCGGTATCATCTGTCACCAGTTTGAAATTCGCCTTTATCTTCCCCATAAGTTCAGCCATCATCGGCGGGTCTTTACCCTCATCGCTGAATCTTTCAAGCCGTTCATTTATCACCCTGTTCATTTCCATATGCTGTTCCCTGCTGTTTTCAAGGATATTTTTCAAGGGTTCACTCAGCCTGAACTCCATAGTATCCTCTATTGAGGATACACCCATTTTTGCACCCGCGTCACATTCCCGCAAAAGTCGGACGGTATCTTTTTCTATCATAGTATCAGTCCTTTCAGTTTTATGGTTATAGTGTTGACCTGTTGCCGCGAATTATACTTAGCGTGTTTTTAATTGTATATTTGCTTTGGCGGGTAGTTGGTGAGTTTTCGCCTCTCAGCTGCGACTGCGTCGGCAGCGTCCTCGGGTCGATGCGCGAGCAATAATTTTACGCGGATAGTTTGTGCGTGTCGTATGGTTTGGTACACGCTCGTACAATTTGGTATTGCCGCGCCGGTTTGGTCGGGAGTTTGCTTTGCTATTTAAAGCACAATTTTCACATCGCTTTTGCGCTTTGACCGAGAGGCTCTGCCCCTCAACAGTCAGCTTTGCTGATTGTGGCTCTCCGCAAGCTTTTCACGAAAAGCTTGACCAAAAGCTCGCTTCCTTGGCATTCTATCCTCAAAAAACGGTTGACCTCGCTTTGCCGATGTGGTATAATATCTTTGAATAGTCCTTACAGTGGTATAATTTTTTATACCAACCGATACCACAGCATACGAAAGGAGAAATATAATGTACGAAGAATTCGCAGCATGGCTCGATGAAAAACTGGAGAACGGTCTCCCCGATACAGCGGCGGCAGTTAATTTCAATATCTACGAGGAGGAAAATAACGGCTGGTCCGTTCAGCTGGTAGCTTCCGACAGATTTGATGCACAGGATGATGAATGGGCTTGCTTTGAAGTTTATTCCTCGCAGGAAGACCTGTATTACTGGGAAAAGGAATACAGCTGGGAAGAAGCACACGAAGATGTCCGCGAACTTATATCCGCTTATCTTGAAAATGGCAGATACTCGGATATGCTGAAAAACTACCGTGCAGTAGGTTTCGGCTTTGTTGACGGCGACCTTGAACTTGCCTACGTAAGGGAGTGATATCATGACCGATCTTGATATTGTGATGCTGGTATGCCTTGCAATAGTCGCTGCGGCACTGATTGTTACAGATATCCGCGTGATAAAGGCATGGAAAGCCGCAAAGGATAAAGTCACCCTTACCGAGATAGGCGATATCCTCTGCATGATACTTTTTGCAGCGGGTGTGACCTGCTGTTATTCGGTGGATAATATGTCTCTGCCCGTGTATGTGCTTTCGCTGATAGTAACTCTGCTTTTTCTGCCCTGTGCATTCACTATAATCACCCCCGAGGGCATTATCGTCCCCGAGATAAAAAAGGATTGTCTCCGACCTGCCGAAAAATACAGCTACGATTATACACAGGGCAAGGTCATCAAAGAGACTCTCAACATCTACTACAACAACGGCAGACCGCTGAAACTTTATCTCGGCATAAAAAGCACCAAACTTTTAACTATGCTGAACAACAATTATGAAAAGCACGGGTACGAAAACCCCATGCTGAGGAGTGAGTAAAATGGAAATGTATAAACTTCTTGCCCTTGCAGATGATACTGACAAAAGCTTTGACGGGCTTTTCAGCGGGGCAGGTCATATCGTCGGGATAGTGCTTGCAGTTACGGGACTTCTTCTGCTGTACATAGCGTTCAAAGTTGCGCAGGGGTACAGCTTTATACCGACCCTCGGCAGTGAGACTGTCATCAAGGAAGATAACTATGTTGAGGGCACAGCAAAGGCAGTTGAAAAGATAGTTACCAAAATGCCCGACCCCAACGGCGGTGAGGACAGAGAGTTCGTGGAATGGAAGATAGTCTACACCGCGAACGGTGAGGAATACTCACAAGAGATACCGGATGACGGCTATTCAGAGGGCGATAATATCAAGATCAAATACGACCCTGCAAAGCCTTCTGCATATTATATTGCAGAGGAAAAAGAGGAAACCGACGAAAGCGAAGACACTACTGACGAGGGCAAAGGAAAAATGACAGGACTTATCCTTGGTGTACTGGGTGTGCTGGTGATACTCGGCGGCGTGGCACTATATTTGAATTCCTGATCGTCAGCGCTAACAAAAAGATCAAGCGTATGCAAAACTCAATGCATACGCTCTTTTTATGTTATATCACTTGTTCTGTGACTTGAATATCACACCGATGACCTTCGGACCTGCGTTTACCGCTATCTCCGAACCTATCTGATAGGTATCGGCAGGGGGATAGCCCAGCTTTTTGGTCATAGCCTGTATCATCTCGTCACGGACTTCGGTATCGTTGCCGTATACGACGCAGTAAGGTGTCTTGGGTATCTGTTCGCCTGCGGTGAGTTCGATTATCTTGGGGATAAGCGCCTTGTCGCCGCGTACTTTGGCTTCGGTGGTTATCTGGTTATGCTGAATTCGGGATACAGGGCGGAGACCCATTATCTCACCCACGAATGCAGCTGCCGCGGGGATACGTCCCGATTTCTTGGCATATTGCAGAGAATACATTCCGAAGAATATAACGCAGTTATCCACCCAATCGCGGATAAAGGATTCTATCTCGCTTACAGATGCGCCTTTCTGCGCTTTCTTGGCAGCTTCTACCACTGCATAGCCGTATCCGCCTGTGTAGCCCTTGCCATCGATATTGATGATATTGAACTTGCCCTTTGCTTCGGGTACTTCCTCATAAAACTGCTCAACTGCCATGACGGAATTGTTGTATGTGGCAGAACCCTTTGAGTTTATGCTGACATAGATAACATCGGTATAACCTGCGTTGTAAAGCTCCTTGTAATTCTCTGCGAATTCAAATGCAGTTATCTGCGATGTCAGGGGTATGCCGTCATACTCGTCCATCATTTTGTAGAACTTCTCGTTGTCGAAATCCACGCGGCTGGTGTAGCTTTTATCACCCATACTCATCTTGAAAGGTACTACGTGAATTTCGTACTTCTTTTCGTTCTCGGCTGAGATATCGCTCGCCGAATCTGTCATTATCTTTATTTTAGACATTTGGTTTTCCTCCTTGGTCTGTATTTATTTTATTATCTATGTATCGCTTTAATTGCGAGAACTTGCTGTTCTCAAACTCTTTTGTAAGATATGTGGTTTTTTTGGCTAACGCGTCATAGTCGATGTCCATTGCCGCACTGAATGTCAGCTTATTACTTCCTAGGTCAAAGCAGATAGTTTCTACCCATTTGGTGCCGTACCTTGTATCGTTATGCTCTCTCGTTATTTCCATGCTCCTGATATCGCTGTATTTTATAACATCGGTCTTTATAAATGCTTTTATAAATCTGACTTCCGTTTCCTGCGCCTCAAAGCTACATGGAACAAAACTGGATATCAATAGAAGCAATAGACATAACAATAACAGTATCCCGGAAACAACTGTTGCACCGTACCAAAACTTATTTAACGCTACAGTTAATATAATAACTACTAAAAAGGTCGGAAATATGAGCAAAAGCCCAGTATCCGAAGAATAAGTAAATTCTTCTTTCATACCATGTTCTCCTTTATACATCCTACATGAAAATAAATTATATGCGCTCTTTCAAGCCTATACGCTCGTCGATATAGTCTTTGAGTTCTGTCATACAGCCTTTGCCGCTGAAATCTCTCAGCTTTGTACAGAACACATACCGTTTTTCATGGGTCTGTATCACAAGTTCTTCAAAAGGGGTTACAAAAACTATCGACTTATCTACAAGTGTTCTGTACTCGCCGTAACTGACCTCCACAGACCTTATGTC from Ruminococcus albus AD2013 includes:
- a CDS encoding DegV family protein → MSKIKIMTDSASDISAENEKKYEIHVVPFKMSMGDKSYTSRVDFDNEKFYKMMDEYDGIPLTSQITAFEFAENYKELYNAGYTDVIYVSINSKGSATYNNSVMAVEQFYEEVPEAKGKFNIINIDGKGYTGGYGYAVVEAAKKAQKGASVSEIESFIRDWVDNCVIFFGMYSLQYAKKSGRIPAAAAFVGEIMGLRPVSRIQHNQITTEAKVRGDKALIPKIIELTAGEQIPKTPYCVVYGNDTEVRDEMIQAMTKKLGYPPADTYQIGSEIAVNAGPKVIGVIFKSQNK
- the gpmA gene encoding 2,3-diphosphoglycerate-dependent phosphoglycerate mutase; the encoded protein is MSMKLVLIRHGESEWNKENKFTGWTDVELSEAGVEEAKKAGKVLKETGYDFDICYTSYLKRAIHTLNNVLAEMDREWLPVVKSWRLNERHYGALQGLNKSETAAKYGEEQVKIWRRSFDIPPMALTEDDERNPKKDPKYREEDPAELPLQESLKDTIARAVPYFEEEIKPQIKSGRRVVIAAHGNSLRALVKYFDGLSDEEIINVNIPTATPLVYEFDDEFNVIGKEYLCDPDELAAKMNSVANQGKAK
- the tpiA gene encoding triose-phosphate isomerase, encoding MKKSVRKAIIAGNWKMNKTRPEAKELLEAIKPLVANAEGKVEVIACVPFTNLETAVNTTAGSNVKVGAENVHFEKSGAFTGEISADMLTELGVEYVVLGHSERRQYFGETDETVNKRTKAALAAGLKPIVCVGELLWERECNITEEVIARQIKLDLFDISAEDVKKTVIAYEPVWAIGTGKTATADQAEEVCAFIRATLAKLYDDATAQAVTIQYGGSMNAGNAAELLSKENVDGGLIGGASLKAADFNTIVQAAVNG
- the gpmI gene encoding 2,3-bisphosphoglycerate-independent phosphoglycerate mutase; this translates as MSNKKVILVVMDGIGISVTHLGDAVTEANTPTLDRLKKECPYTTLKAHGSAVGLPTDDDMGNSEVGHNALGCGQIYSQGAKLVNESIESGKMFASETWNELVNNVKAKSSTLHFIGLLSDGNVHSNISHLKKMIAKAKEQGAAKVRVHVLLDGRDVPATSAPIYIEDLEKCMAELNDATFDAKIASGGGRMKVTMDRYQADWDMVKLGWETHVKGEGRQFANALEAVETLRNETGAIDQDLPAFVIAENGAPVGKIVDGDSVVLFNFRGDRAIELSMAFDGGDEFTYFDRGAKPDVIYAGMLEYDGDLHIPNKYLVNPPEIKDTMSEVLEKAGLKSYAVSETQKYGHVTYFWNGNRSEKFASEVWKEIPSDKVSFDQRPWMKSAEITDDLIEAIKSEKYDFIRCNFPNGDMVGHTGSMDATIIGVESVDLGLTRLLKVAEEYGYTVLITADHGNADEMLEKNKKGEINVRTAHSLNRVPFYIVSKDKYEIKDADSEKYGLANVAPTVLKIFGIEAPACWEDSMI
- the proS gene encoding proline--tRNA ligase, with the translated sequence MAKNKKMVDAITSMDEDFAKWYTDICTKAELIAYTSVKGCMVIRPYGYAIWENIQKILDTRFKALGHENVCMPMFIPESLLQKEKDHVEGFAPEVAWVTHGGSEKLEDRLCVRPTSETLFCEHYANIVHSYRDLPKLYNQWVSVVRWEKTTRPFLRSREFLWQEGHTIHETPEEAIEETERMLNVYADFCEKDLAMPVVKGRKTDSDKFAGAEATYAIEALMHDGKALQAGTSHYFGDGFAKAFGIQFTGRDNKLAFPHQTSWGVTTRLIGAIIMTHGDDNGLVLPPAVAPIQAVIVPVQQFKEGVLEKANEVYEQLKAAGIRVKLDDSDQSPGWKFAEYEMKGVPVRIELGPKDIENGQCVIVTRHDREKTFTPLTELVETVNAKLEAVREGIFQKALENRERRTYACKNTDEIIKALEENGDGFVKAMWCGEEECEDKVKELTGVGSRCIPFEQDNISDVCVCCGKPAKKMVLWGKAY
- a CDS encoding DUF3592 domain-containing protein; this translates as MEMYKLLALADDTDKSFDGLFSGAGHIVGIVLAVTGLLLLYIAFKVAQGYSFIPTLGSETVIKEDNYVEGTAKAVEKIVTKMPDPNGGEDREFVEWKIVYTANGEEYSQEIPDDGYSEGDNIKIKYDPAKPSAYYIAEEKEETDESEDTTDEGKGKMTGLILGVLGVLVILGGVALYLNS